In Stenotrophomonas sp. ASS1, the following proteins share a genomic window:
- a CDS encoding DUF2242 domain-containing protein, translating to MRASRLSSAAVALASALILSACGGRAADSTLLRESFDSGDTFSRTVDGRPGDACEAARRTLLSQGYAIARSDEAQVEGNKNFQPREDDHEQLVLRISCAPRGSQTLVFVSAVQDRYALKKSPTSASVGVGALGSVSLPFGSNDDSLVKVASSTVTDAGFYQRFFQRLQQYLPADAGKPAPPALAPPEPASSEPAPARSTDQG from the coding sequence ATGCGGGCCTCCCGTCTTTCCAGTGCTGCCGTGGCGCTCGCCAGCGCCCTGATCCTGTCGGCCTGTGGTGGCCGCGCCGCCGACAGTACGTTGCTGCGCGAATCCTTTGATTCCGGCGACACCTTCTCGCGTACCGTCGATGGCCGCCCCGGTGACGCCTGCGAGGCCGCGCGGCGCACCCTGCTCAGCCAGGGCTACGCCATCGCCCGCTCCGACGAAGCGCAGGTGGAAGGCAACAAGAACTTCCAGCCACGCGAGGATGATCACGAGCAGCTGGTGCTGCGCATCTCGTGTGCCCCGCGTGGCAGCCAGACGCTGGTATTCGTCAGCGCGGTGCAGGACCGCTATGCGCTGAAGAAGAGCCCGACGTCGGCCAGCGTGGGCGTGGGTGCATTGGGCTCGGTGTCGCTGCCGTTCGGCAGCAATGACGATTCGCTGGTGAAAGTGGCCAGCAGCACCGTCACCGATGCCGGGTTCTATCAGCGCTTCTTCCAGCGCCTGCAACAGTACCTGCCGGCGGATGCTGGCAAACCCGCACCGCCTGCGCTCGCACCGCCCGAGCCTGCATCGTCCGAGCCCGCACCGGCCCGCAGCACGGATCAAGGGTGA
- a CDS encoding septal ring lytic transglycosylase RlpA family protein, translated as MNIRWLVPGLIVLALAACSSAPKKPATAGHGGKSGGTLVQGRGSRPAHCPEGSPYAAAKEDLSTRGNYTAGGLYKPGVRDSTPDYIPNVACIPEPEVTAEERSAIGNKTPYVVLGKSYKVLDDTRNYVERGTASYYGAKFHGRLTSNREVYDMYQFTAAHKTLPLPSFARVTNLDNGESVIVRVNDRGPFHDGRVVDLSYAAAVRLGITQRGTGNVEVRALQPGEGNLLAQKPSRRERRAAEAAAASAVASARPAPTARAAADSDIDRLVKGLPADGMPARGQPATTQGVASTVPDVAVSSLPPSAPPVRSTAYAPAPAVVASTTPRAAAQAPVRTAAATPSLSQQVVGAVMVQVASFSNRDNANRAMGQLNAAGIVGATISDIAAGGRTLFRLRVPASDHASAAELVGRIAGLGLGSPQIVKD; from the coding sequence ATGAACATCAGATGGCTGGTCCCAGGCTTGATCGTCCTCGCGCTGGCTGCCTGCAGCAGCGCGCCGAAGAAGCCGGCCACGGCCGGCCATGGTGGCAAGTCCGGCGGCACCCTGGTGCAGGGGCGCGGCTCGCGCCCGGCACACTGCCCGGAAGGATCGCCCTACGCGGCGGCCAAGGAAGACCTGAGCACCCGCGGCAACTACACCGCCGGTGGCCTGTACAAGCCGGGCGTGCGTGACAGCACGCCGGACTACATTCCCAACGTGGCCTGCATCCCTGAGCCGGAAGTGACCGCGGAAGAACGCTCGGCGATCGGCAACAAGACGCCGTACGTGGTGCTGGGCAAGTCGTACAAAGTGCTCGACGACACCCGCAATTATGTCGAGCGTGGCACTGCGTCGTACTACGGTGCCAAGTTCCATGGCCGCCTGACCTCCAACCGTGAGGTCTACGACATGTACCAGTTCACCGCTGCGCACAAGACGCTGCCGCTGCCCAGCTTCGCCCGCGTGACCAACCTCGACAACGGTGAGTCGGTGATCGTGCGCGTCAACGATCGCGGTCCGTTCCATGATGGCCGCGTGGTCGATCTCAGCTATGCCGCCGCTGTGCGCCTGGGCATCACCCAGCGCGGCACCGGCAACGTGGAAGTGCGCGCGCTGCAGCCGGGTGAGGGCAACCTGCTGGCGCAGAAGCCGTCGCGCCGCGAACGTCGTGCTGCGGAAGCGGCCGCCGCCAGCGCTGTAGCCAGTGCGCGCCCGGCACCGACCGCGCGTGCTGCCGCCGACAGCGACATCGATCGCCTGGTCAAGGGGCTGCCGGCCGATGGCATGCCGGCGCGTGGCCAGCCGGCCACCACCCAGGGCGTGGCCAGCACCGTGCCGGATGTGGCGGTCAGCAGCCTGCCGCCGAGTGCTCCGCCGGTGCGCAGCACCGCATACGCGCCAGCTCCGGCGGTCGTTGCCAGCACCACGCCGCGCGCCGCTGCGCAGGCACCGGTCCGCACCGCCGCCGCTACCCCCAGCCTGTCGCAGCAGGTGGTGGGCGCAGTCATGGTGCAGGTTGCCAGCTTCTCCAACCGTGACAACGCCAACCGCGCGATGGGCCAGCTCAACGCCGCCGGCATCGTCGGTGCCACCATCAGTGACATCGCCGCCGGTGGCCGTACCCTGTTCCGCCTGCGCGTTCCCGCCAGCGACCATGCCAGTGCCGCGGAACTTGTCGGCCGCATCGCCGGTCTGGGGCTGGGTTCGCCGCAGATCGTCAAGGATTGA
- a CDS encoding D-alanyl-D-alanine carboxypeptidase family protein, with product MNFRSAATALAATLVVGLASAQTPLPTPATPAPAAAAAAPATVATPPAPAPSVSKAWVLMDYATGQVLAGENINEQLAPASITKVMTSYVIAAEVKNGKVRADDQVMMSERAWREGGAGTDGSYSGFPVNQTARLEDMEKGMAIQSGNDAAIALAEHVAGSEEAFASLMNSYAAKIGMKNSHFVNAHGLTAQGHHSTAYDLALLGRAMVRDYPETYAYNKIKEFQVGNIKQPNRNLLLWRDGSVDGIKTGHTSEAGYCLMSSAQRGDQRLIAVVLGGQSEKQRADDSLALLNWGFRFFETHRLYEPGKAVAEHKVWKGTTDKVQLGVAQPMLVSVPRGRYNDLKPSIDVPKTLEAPFTAGQQIGTVKVMLDGKLVAEAPLVAVAAVEQAGFFKRLWDSFWMWWETE from the coding sequence ATGAATTTCCGTTCCGCCGCCACCGCCCTGGCCGCCACCCTGGTGGTGGGCCTGGCTTCCGCCCAGACGCCGCTGCCGACTCCGGCCACGCCGGCGCCTGCCGCCGCCGCTGCCGCCCCGGCCACCGTCGCCACTCCGCCGGCGCCGGCGCCGAGCGTGTCCAAGGCCTGGGTGCTGATGGATTACGCCACCGGCCAGGTGCTGGCCGGTGAAAACATCAACGAACAGCTGGCTCCGGCCAGCATCACCAAGGTGATGACGTCCTACGTGATCGCCGCCGAGGTCAAGAACGGCAAGGTCCGTGCGGATGACCAGGTGATGATGAGCGAGCGCGCCTGGCGCGAAGGTGGCGCGGGTACCGATGGCAGCTACAGCGGCTTCCCGGTCAACCAGACCGCGCGCCTGGAAGACATGGAAAAGGGCATGGCGATCCAGTCCGGCAACGACGCCGCGATTGCCCTGGCCGAGCATGTGGCTGGCAGCGAGGAAGCCTTTGCGTCGCTGATGAACAGCTATGCCGCCAAGATCGGCATGAAGAATTCGCACTTCGTCAACGCCCATGGCCTGACTGCGCAGGGCCACCACAGCACCGCCTACGACCTGGCGCTGCTGGGCCGTGCGATGGTGCGCGATTACCCGGAAACCTACGCGTACAACAAGATCAAGGAATTCCAGGTCGGCAACATCAAGCAGCCGAACCGCAACCTGCTGCTGTGGCGCGATGGCAGCGTGGACGGCATCAAGACCGGCCACACTTCCGAAGCCGGTTACTGCCTGATGAGCTCGGCCCAGCGCGGCGACCAGCGCCTGATCGCCGTGGTGCTGGGCGGCCAGTCGGAAAAGCAGCGTGCCGATGACAGCCTGGCCCTGCTGAACTGGGGTTTCCGCTTCTTCGAGACCCACCGCCTGTACGAGCCGGGCAAGGCCGTGGCCGAGCACAAGGTCTGGAAGGGCACCACCGACAAGGTGCAGCTGGGCGTGGCCCAGCCGATGCTGGTGAGCGTGCCGCGCGGCCGCTACAACGACCTGAAGCCGAGCATTGACGTGCCCAAGACCCTGGAAGCACCGTTCACCGCCGGCCAGCAGATCGGCACCGTGAAGGTGATGCTGGATGGCAAGCTGGTGGCCGAAGCGCCGCTGGTGGCGGTGGCTGCCGTCGAACAGGCCGGCTTCTTCAAGCGCCTGTGGGACAGCTTCTGGATGTGGTGGGAAACGGAATGA
- the gnd gene encoding phosphogluconate dehydrogenase (NAD(+)-dependent, decarboxylating), protein MDIAMIGLGRMGANMAQRLHRGGHRVVGYDPGEGARQRAAEAGLEVVDSLAAAVAALPVPRVVWLMVPAGETVDQTLGQLTPHLAEGDIVIDGGNSNYQDSIRRAKALAEDDLGYVDCGTSGGVWGLQEGYSLMVGGEASVVEQIAPLLRTLAPAEDRGWGRVGPSGAGHFTKMVHNGIEYGMMQAYAEGFALMERKQEMELDLAQVAEVWRHGSVVRSWLLDLSTEALKRNPSLDGIAPYVEDSGEGRWTVAEAIALDVPAPVITLSLLERLRSRESNSFTDRLLSAMRNEFGGHAIKKS, encoded by the coding sequence ATGGATATTGCAATGATCGGCCTCGGCCGCATGGGCGCCAACATGGCCCAGCGCCTGCATCGCGGCGGCCACCGCGTGGTCGGCTACGACCCGGGCGAGGGTGCCCGCCAGCGCGCTGCCGAGGCCGGCCTGGAAGTGGTTGATTCGCTGGCCGCCGCGGTTGCCGCGCTGCCGGTACCGCGCGTGGTGTGGCTGATGGTGCCGGCCGGCGAAACCGTCGACCAGACCCTGGGCCAGTTGACCCCGCACCTGGCCGAGGGTGACATCGTCATCGATGGCGGCAACTCCAACTACCAGGACTCGATCCGTCGCGCCAAGGCACTGGCCGAAGACGATCTGGGCTACGTCGACTGCGGCACCAGTGGTGGCGTGTGGGGCCTGCAGGAGGGCTACAGCCTGATGGTCGGTGGCGAAGCGTCGGTGGTGGAGCAGATCGCACCGCTGCTGCGCACGCTGGCACCGGCCGAAGATCGTGGCTGGGGTCGTGTCGGCCCGTCCGGCGCTGGCCACTTCACCAAGATGGTCCACAACGGCATCGAGTACGGAATGATGCAGGCCTACGCCGAAGGCTTCGCGCTGATGGAGCGCAAGCAGGAAATGGAGCTGGACCTGGCCCAGGTCGCCGAAGTCTGGCGCCACGGCAGCGTGGTGCGTTCGTGGCTGCTGGACCTGAGCACTGAAGCCCTCAAGCGCAATCCGTCGCTGGATGGCATCGCCCCGTACGTGGAGGATTCCGGCGAAGGCCGCTGGACCGTGGCCGAAGCGATCGCGCTCGATGTGCCGGCACCGGTGATCACCCTGTCGCTGCTGGAACGCCTGCGCTCGCGCGAATCGAATTCGTTCACCGACCGCCTGCTGTCGGCGATGCGCAACGAGTTCGGCGGCCACGCCATCAAGAAATCGTAA
- the lipB gene encoding lipoyl(octanoyl) transferase LipB, whose translation MDAVADSCPAEAAPEDRAPRPALVRDLGRQAYEPVWRAMQRFTDQRSDADADELWVVEHDPVFTLGQAGKDEHVLAPGDIPVLHVDRGGQVTYHGPGQIVVYPLLRLPRLGIGVRDYVCRIEQALIDTLAEWNIGAERREGAPGVYVGGAKIAALGIRVRRGCTFHGLAFNVAMDLEPFHRINPCGYQGLQVTSVVDLGGPSGMEAVKPVLLDHLARQFGLLLQHTPELPDLSAAA comes from the coding sequence GTGGACGCTGTAGCCGACAGCTGCCCGGCCGAAGCCGCCCCGGAAGACCGCGCGCCGCGCCCGGCGCTGGTCCGCGACCTCGGCCGCCAGGCCTATGAACCGGTGTGGCGCGCCATGCAGCGCTTCACCGACCAGCGCAGCGACGCCGATGCCGACGAGCTGTGGGTGGTGGAGCACGACCCGGTGTTCACCCTGGGCCAGGCCGGCAAGGACGAGCACGTGCTGGCGCCGGGCGATATCCCCGTGCTGCACGTGGACCGTGGCGGCCAGGTGACCTATCACGGCCCCGGCCAGATCGTGGTCTATCCATTGCTGCGCCTGCCGCGGCTGGGCATCGGCGTGCGCGACTACGTGTGCCGCATCGAGCAGGCCCTCATCGATACCCTGGCCGAGTGGAACATCGGCGCCGAACGCCGCGAGGGCGCCCCGGGCGTCTACGTCGGTGGCGCCAAGATCGCCGCGCTCGGCATCCGCGTGCGCCGCGGCTGTACCTTCCATGGCCTGGCCTTCAACGTGGCCATGGACCTGGAACCTTTCCACCGCATCAACCCCTGTGGCTATCAGGGGTTGCAGGTGACCTCGGTAGTAGACTTGGGCGGGCCCTCCGGGATGGAGGCCGTCAAGCCGGTGCTGCTGGACCACCTGGCCCGCCAGTTCGGCCTGCTGCTGCAGCACACGCCGGAACTGCCCGATCTTTCTGCGGCCGCCTGA
- a CDS encoding lipid A deacylase LpxR family protein codes for MSPPSQRRLAALGLSGLLAAALPLAAQAAEQCGPDAMRDHPPQVNFRVDNDLFGGRHQDQGYTNGALLTLVSPNLVDYTDDPCLPRMARWVNQYLEGLHPGKFEQQNMIFSIGQGIFTPTDFSRRDLIEDDRPYAGVLIANFGFNARSGDRLQTTQLTLGVVGPWAQGKQVQNAVHEVLGDEKFKGWDNQLHNEPLFMLTHERMRRWPGDASVNADGWGWDAISHYGGSIGNLETKANLGGEVRFGWKLPDDFGSTPLRPAGENTAPTRGGRPNGWSWHLFATSDAAWVIRDITLDGNTFRNSHSVDKRHVVAYGGYGVAVMYGRWKFAAARYHSTREFNGQREAPVFGSFTISRSL; via the coding sequence ATGAGCCCCCCTTCCCAACGCCGCCTTGCAGCCCTCGGGCTGTCCGGCCTGCTGGCTGCTGCCCTCCCCCTCGCCGCCCAGGCGGCCGAACAATGTGGCCCGGACGCGATGCGCGACCACCCTCCGCAGGTCAATTTCCGCGTTGACAACGACCTGTTCGGCGGCCGCCACCAGGACCAGGGCTATACCAATGGTGCACTGTTGACCCTGGTGTCGCCCAATCTGGTCGATTACACCGACGACCCCTGCCTGCCACGCATGGCCCGCTGGGTGAACCAGTACCTGGAAGGGCTGCATCCGGGCAAGTTCGAACAGCAGAACATGATCTTCAGCATCGGCCAGGGCATCTTCACCCCGACCGATTTCAGCCGCAGGGACCTGATTGAGGACGACCGCCCTTACGCCGGCGTACTGATCGCAAACTTCGGTTTCAATGCGCGCAGCGGCGACCGCCTGCAGACCACCCAGCTGACGCTGGGCGTGGTTGGCCCGTGGGCACAGGGCAAGCAGGTGCAGAATGCCGTGCACGAAGTGCTGGGCGACGAGAAATTCAAGGGCTGGGACAACCAGCTGCACAACGAGCCGCTGTTCATGCTGACCCATGAGCGCATGCGCCGCTGGCCGGGCGATGCCAGCGTCAATGCCGACGGCTGGGGTTGGGACGCGATCAGCCACTACGGCGGATCGATCGGCAACCTGGAAACCAAGGCCAATCTCGGCGGTGAAGTGCGCTTTGGCTGGAAGCTGCCGGACGACTTCGGCAGCACGCCGTTGCGCCCGGCCGGTGAGAACACTGCGCCGACCCGCGGCGGCCGTCCCAATGGCTGGTCCTGGCACCTGTTCGCGACCTCGGACGCCGCCTGGGTGATCCGTGACATCACGCTGGATGGCAACACGTTCCGCAACAGCCACAGTGTGGACAAGCGCCATGTGGTGGCCTACGGCGGCTATGGCGTGGCGGTGATGTACGGACGCTGGAAGTTCGCCGCGGCGCGTTACCACAGCACGCGCGAGTTCAACGGCCAGCGCGAAGCGCCGGTGTTCGGCAGCTTCACCATCAGCCGGTCGCTGTAG
- a CDS encoding carboxy terminal-processing peptidase — MKFKAPAFLMALALVAPLALAAKADSPALPAAATADQVTTSKLVYGLLSDSRYAYRPRALDEATSKDVFKRYLETLDGGKQYFTQADVARFAPFEANISSAIRGGELEPAFQVFAVYKQRVGERVAYARKLLKQEPDFTTDERFEYDRKKVPWAASSAELDELWRKSVKNDWLRLKLAGKKPDDIRKTLDKRYATLEKSVNELKGEDVFQFFMNSYTSAVDPHTDYFTPRTAENFNQAMSLSLEGIGAQLQRQDDVVVIREIIAGGPAAVDGTLKPGDRIVGVGQGKSGLVEDVIGWRIDDVVAKIRGAKDTQVKLEFIPAAEGADGKHHTLVLTRQKVRLAEQAAKGETMTIPAANGEPARKVGVIKLPTFYQDFEGRRRNAADYASATRDVAKLLAGFKNDKLDGVVLDLRNNGGGSLDEAIELTGLFIEQGPVVQVRESGGRVTVNSDRNQGVAWDGPLAVLINRGSASASEIFAGAIQDYGRGLVIGETSFGKGTVQNIVDLDRWPSGETQRFGQVKLTIAQFFRISGSSTQHKGVVPDLAFPASVDATEFGESTYDNALPWTRIAAVPHTQYGNFAPLLPKLETRHDARIAADKEFQWWNEDVQQFRTEAAKKYISLNEATRRAERERQDTQRKERQAMRKELGLALDPLADDSNDDGLTGNERDIVKDAAREKAAEKRPDPLLRESASILADAVNLLANDRPLSAQVLPQSTGAGRWAD; from the coding sequence ATGAAATTCAAAGCCCCCGCATTCCTGATGGCCCTGGCGCTGGTCGCGCCGCTGGCGCTGGCGGCCAAGGCCGATTCGCCGGCATTGCCCGCTGCGGCAACCGCCGATCAGGTGACCACCTCCAAGCTGGTGTACGGCCTGCTGTCCGACAGCCGCTACGCGTACCGCCCGCGTGCGCTGGACGAGGCCACCTCCAAGGACGTGTTCAAGCGCTACCTGGAGACGCTGGACGGCGGCAAGCAGTACTTCACCCAGGCCGACGTGGCGCGCTTCGCGCCGTTCGAAGCCAACATTTCCTCGGCCATCCGTGGCGGCGAGCTGGAGCCGGCGTTCCAGGTGTTCGCGGTCTACAAGCAGCGCGTCGGCGAACGCGTGGCCTATGCGCGCAAGCTGCTCAAGCAGGAGCCGGACTTCACCACCGACGAGCGTTTCGAATACGACCGCAAGAAGGTGCCGTGGGCGGCCAGCAGCGCTGAACTGGATGAGCTGTGGCGCAAGTCGGTCAAGAACGACTGGTTGCGCCTGAAGCTGGCCGGCAAGAAGCCGGACGACATCCGCAAGACGCTGGACAAGCGCTACGCGACGCTGGAGAAGTCGGTCAATGAACTGAAGGGCGAAGACGTCTTCCAGTTCTTCATGAACTCGTACACCAGCGCCGTTGACCCGCACACGGATTACTTCACGCCGCGCACCGCCGAGAACTTCAACCAGGCGATGTCGCTGTCGCTGGAAGGCATTGGTGCGCAGCTGCAGCGCCAGGACGACGTGGTGGTGATCCGCGAGATCATCGCCGGCGGCCCGGCCGCAGTGGATGGCACGCTGAAGCCGGGTGACCGTATCGTCGGCGTCGGCCAGGGCAAGTCCGGCCTGGTCGAGGACGTGATCGGCTGGCGCATCGACGACGTCGTGGCCAAGATCCGCGGCGCCAAGGATACCCAGGTCAAGCTGGAGTTCATCCCGGCTGCTGAGGGCGCCGACGGCAAGCACCACACCCTGGTGCTGACCCGCCAGAAGGTGCGCCTGGCCGAACAGGCCGCCAAGGGCGAGACCATGACCATTCCGGCCGCCAATGGCGAGCCGGCGCGCAAGGTCGGCGTGATCAAGCTGCCGACCTTCTACCAGGACTTCGAAGGCCGTCGCCGCAACGCGGCCGACTACGCCTCGGCCACCCGCGACGTGGCCAAGCTGCTGGCCGGCTTCAAGAACGACAAGCTGGACGGCGTGGTGCTGGACCTGCGCAACAACGGTGGTGGTTCGCTGGATGAAGCCATTGAACTGACCGGTCTGTTCATCGAGCAGGGCCCGGTGGTGCAGGTGCGCGAGTCCGGTGGCCGCGTCACCGTCAACAGCGACCGCAACCAGGGCGTGGCATGGGACGGCCCGCTGGCAGTGCTGATCAACCGCGGTTCGGCCTCGGCTTCGGAAATCTTTGCCGGTGCCATCCAGGATTACGGCCGTGGCCTGGTGATCGGTGAGACCAGCTTCGGCAAGGGCACCGTGCAGAACATCGTCGACCTGGACCGTTGGCCGAGTGGCGAGACCCAGCGCTTCGGCCAGGTGAAGCTGACCATCGCCCAGTTCTTCCGCATCAGCGGCAGCAGCACCCAGCACAAGGGTGTGGTGCCGGACCTGGCCTTCCCGGCCAGCGTCGATGCCACCGAGTTCGGCGAGAGCACCTACGACAACGCGCTGCCGTGGACCCGCATCGCTGCCGTGCCGCACACCCAGTACGGCAACTTCGCGCCGCTGCTGCCGAAGCTGGAAACCCGCCATGACGCGCGCATCGCCGCCGACAAGGAATTCCAGTGGTGGAACGAGGACGTGCAGCAGTTCCGCACCGAGGCCGCGAAGAAGTACATCTCGCTCAACGAGGCCACCCGCCGCGCCGAGCGTGAGCGCCAGGACACCCAGCGCAAGGAGCGCCAGGCGATGCGCAAGGAGCTGGGCCTGGCCTTGGACCCGCTGGCCGATGACAGCAACGACGACGGCCTGACTGGCAACGAGCGCGACATCGTCAAGGATGCCGCCCGCGAGAAGGCTGCCGAGAAGCGTCCGGACCCGCTGCTGCGCGAGTCGGCCTCGATCCTGGCCGATGCGGTGAACCTGCTGGCCAATGACCGCCCGCTGTCGGCGCAGGTGCTGCCGCAGTCGACCGGCGCTGGCCGCTGGGCGGACTGA
- a CDS encoding YbeD family protein, with protein sequence MEIKSDNPDHGFQFPGQFELSAMGPANRGLEHELPRLLLAAGIDVVNERISWKHSSNGKYVSVRIVFKAESREQYDLAHQALRDHPEVKWTL encoded by the coding sequence ATGGAAATCAAGTCCGACAACCCCGACCACGGCTTCCAGTTCCCCGGCCAGTTCGAGCTCAGTGCCATGGGCCCGGCCAACCGCGGCCTGGAACATGAGCTTCCCCGCCTGCTGCTGGCTGCCGGCATCGATGTGGTGAATGAACGCATCAGCTGGAAGCATTCCTCCAACGGCAAGTACGTGTCCGTGCGCATCGTGTTCAAGGCCGAGAGCCGCGAACAGTACGACCTGGCGCACCAGGCACTGCGCGACCACCCGGAAGTGAAGTGGACGCTGTAG
- a CDS encoding oxidoreductase, producing MRPDLQLALIGYGLAGRVFHAPLIQHTPGLVLHSIVSSQRDTLLRAFSDVHVRATPQEVFDDPAVDAVVIATPNAQHAPLAIAALAAGKHVLVDKPFALDVAEAEAVLAAARDAGRIATVFQNRRFDADFLTLQALLAEGALGDVAECHAHFDRYRPQVRDRWREQDGPGSGLWYDLGPHLLDQMLVLFGWPEAIDADLAVQREGGSGIDYFHAVLHYPRHRAIVHAGSLVAAPTPHFSVHGSRGSWIKHGLDVQEAQLRRSVAPGAPGWGIDPRHGELVRCDTEDNVQRSTVDNLPGDYRRLYSQFSAAMHGDGEPTVSPVQALQLMRLLQAGMDSAREGRRVQLG from the coding sequence ATGCGCCCCGACCTGCAACTGGCCCTGATCGGCTACGGCCTCGCCGGCCGCGTCTTCCACGCGCCGCTGATCCAGCACACGCCCGGGCTGGTGCTGCACAGCATCGTCAGTTCGCAGCGCGACACGTTGCTGCGCGCGTTCAGCGACGTGCACGTGCGCGCCACGCCGCAGGAGGTGTTCGACGACCCGGCGGTGGACGCGGTGGTGATCGCCACTCCGAACGCACAACACGCACCGCTGGCGATCGCGGCGTTGGCCGCGGGCAAGCATGTGCTGGTCGACAAGCCGTTCGCGCTGGATGTCGCTGAAGCCGAAGCGGTGCTGGCTGCGGCACGTGATGCCGGACGCATCGCGACCGTGTTCCAGAACCGGCGCTTCGATGCCGACTTCCTCACCCTGCAGGCGCTGCTGGCCGAAGGCGCGCTCGGTGACGTGGCCGAGTGCCATGCGCACTTCGACCGCTACCGGCCGCAGGTGCGCGACCGCTGGCGCGAGCAGGACGGACCGGGCAGCGGCCTGTGGTACGACCTCGGACCGCACCTGCTGGACCAGATGCTGGTGCTGTTCGGCTGGCCCGAGGCCATCGATGCCGATCTGGCCGTGCAACGCGAAGGTGGCAGCGGCATCGATTACTTCCACGCGGTACTGCACTACCCGAGGCATCGCGCGATCGTGCATGCCGGTTCGCTGGTGGCGGCCCCCACGCCGCACTTCAGTGTGCATGGCAGTCGTGGCAGCTGGATCAAGCATGGGCTGGACGTGCAGGAGGCACAGCTGCGGCGCAGTGTTGCGCCAGGAGCGCCAGGCTGGGGCATCGACCCACGGCACGGCGAGCTGGTGCGCTGCGATACTGAGGACAATGTGCAGCGCAGTACCGTGGACAACCTGCCGGGCGACTACCGGCGGCTGTATTCGCAGTTCTCGGCGGCGATGCACGGCGATGGCGAGCCGACGGTCAGCCCGGTGCAGGCACTGCAGCTGATGCGGTTGCTGCAGGCCGGCATGGACAGCGCGCGCGAAGGGCGGCGGGTTCAGTTGGGGTGA
- the lipA gene encoding lipoyl synthase has translation MTETTARSIPLQIVQGDSPSAAPLQAGVKQLGGDKINRSPVQFADAPVLRKPSWIRVRIPSGNAVQNLKAKLRENRLVTVCEEASCPNIHECFGHGTATFMILGEVCTRRCSFCDVAHGRPKPPDANEPASLGQTVADMGLKYVVVTSVDRDDLRDGGAQHFVDCISAIREKSPGTRIEVLTPDFRGKGRMERALEILAQNPPDVFNHNIETVPDLYRNVRPGADYQWSLNLLKNFKAQHPDVPTKSGIMLGLGEEFEQIKATMRDLRAHDVDMITIGQYLQPTAHHHPVLKYWTPEDYKALEDYGYELGFSHVASGPMVRSSYHADVQAKGAGVR, from the coding sequence ATGACTGAAACCACCGCCCGTTCCATTCCCCTGCAGATCGTGCAGGGTGATTCTCCGTCCGCCGCGCCGTTGCAGGCCGGGGTCAAGCAGCTGGGCGGTGACAAGATCAACCGCTCGCCGGTGCAGTTCGCCGATGCGCCGGTGCTGCGCAAGCCGTCCTGGATCCGCGTGCGCATTCCTTCGGGCAATGCCGTGCAGAACCTGAAGGCCAAGCTGCGCGAGAACCGCCTGGTGACGGTGTGCGAGGAAGCCAGCTGCCCGAACATCCACGAGTGCTTCGGCCACGGCACGGCAACGTTCATGATCCTCGGCGAGGTCTGCACCCGCCGCTGCTCGTTCTGCGACGTTGCCCACGGCCGCCCGAAGCCGCCGGATGCCAACGAACCGGCCAGCCTCGGCCAGACCGTGGCCGACATGGGGCTGAAGTACGTGGTGGTGACCAGCGTCGACCGAGATGACCTGCGCGACGGCGGTGCCCAGCACTTCGTCGACTGCATCAGCGCCATCCGTGAGAAGTCGCCGGGCACCCGCATCGAAGTGCTGACCCCGGACTTCCGCGGCAAGGGCCGCATGGAGCGCGCGCTGGAGATCCTGGCGCAGAACCCGCCGGACGTGTTCAACCACAACATCGAAACCGTGCCGGACCTGTACCGCAACGTGCGCCCGGGTGCGGACTACCAGTGGTCGCTGAACCTGCTGAAGAACTTCAAGGCGCAGCACCCGGACGTGCCGACCAAGAGCGGCATCATGCTGGGCCTGGGCGAAGAGTTCGAACAGATCAAGGCCACCATGCGTGACCTGCGCGCGCACGACGTGGACATGATCACCATCGGCCAGTACCTGCAGCCGACCGCGCATCACCACCCGGTGCTGAAGTACTGGACCCCCGAGGACTACAAGGCGCTGGAAGACTACGGCTACGAGCTGGGCTTCAGCCACGTGGCCTCCGGCCCGATGGTGCGCTCGTCGTACCACGCCGACGTGCAGGCCAAGGGCGCCGGCGTCCGGTAA